From one Pyxidicoccus xibeiensis genomic stretch:
- a CDS encoding RCC1 domain-containing protein: protein MTVETPVFQRRQPRRWLSFLPVVGGLLLSACGVSPEEGEAGLASHPLPLLATNPDRFRLAAGHHHSLLLNASGGVRTWGANDRAQLGDGTTVGRKLPVSPLGLPAARAIACDASHGVALLADGTVRTWGYNDNGQLGDGTTTTRLAPVPVPGLSAVVAVASGGFHSLALLADGTVRAWGDNASGQLGDGSTTDRHVPVAVAGLTNVVAIAAGAQHSLALLSNGTVRAWGHNTAGQLGDGTKQGRPIPGAVTGLTNVVSIAGGNFYSLAVRSDGTVFAWGSNAYGELGDGTMTTFRPFPASVPGIAGAVAVSAGFTHSLALLSNGTVRAWGENFAGQVGNGTHGSRSMAVPVTGLSGVVAVAAGGTHSLALLSDGTARSWGSNASGELGDGSTTPRNVPGPVTGL from the coding sequence ATGACTGTCGAAACTCCCGTATTCCAGCGGCGGCAACCTCGCCGGTGGTTGTCATTCCTGCCCGTGGTGGGAGGCCTGCTGCTGAGTGCGTGCGGCGTGTCTCCAGAAGAGGGTGAAGCAGGCCTGGCCTCACACCCCCTGCCCCTCCTCGCAACGAACCCGGACCGGTTCCGCCTGGCGGCGGGCCATCACCATTCCCTGCTGTTGAACGCGAGCGGCGGCGTGCGGACCTGGGGTGCCAACGACAGGGCCCAGCTCGGCGACGGCACCACCGTGGGCCGGAAGCTGCCCGTCAGCCCCCTGGGCCTGCCCGCGGCGAGGGCCATCGCGTGTGACGCCAGCCATGGCGTGGCACTGCTCGCCGACGGCACGGTGCGCACCTGGGGATACAACGACAACGGCCAGCTCGGCGATGGCACCACCACGACCCGCCTCGCGCCCGTGCCCGTCCCGGGCCTGTCGGCCGTGGTGGCCGTGGCGTCTGGAGGCTTCCACTCGCTCGCGCTCCTCGCTGACGGCACCGTGCGGGCCTGGGGTGACAACGCCAGCGGCCAGCTCGGAGACGGGAGCACCACCGACCGCCACGTGCCTGTGGCCGTCGCGGGGCTGACGAACGTGGTGGCCATCGCGGCGGGGGCGCAGCACTCGCTGGCGCTGCTGTCCAACGGCACCGTGCGCGCCTGGGGCCACAACACCGCCGGCCAGCTGGGCGACGGCACGAAGCAGGGCCGGCCGATACCCGGGGCCGTCACCGGTCTGACGAACGTGGTGTCCATCGCGGGTGGCAACTTCTACTCCCTGGCGGTGCGCTCGGATGGGACGGTGTTCGCCTGGGGGTCCAATGCGTATGGAGAGTTGGGAGACGGCACGATGACCACCTTCCGTCCCTTCCCCGCGTCGGTGCCAGGGATTGCGGGCGCGGTGGCCGTCTCCGCGGGCTTCACCCACTCGCTGGCCCTGCTGTCCAACGGCACCGTGCGCGCCTGGGGTGAGAACTTCGCGGGCCAGGTGGGCAATGGCACGCATGGCAGTCGCTCGATGGCGGTGCCTGTCACCGGCCTGTCCGGCGTGGTGGCCGTCGCGGCCGGTGGCACTCACTCGCTGGCCCTGCTGTCGGACGGCACC